In Pseudofrankia saprophytica, one genomic interval encodes:
- a CDS encoding acyl-CoA dehydrogenase, protein MRGTLGTDRQDLPSAVATEWRLAWPAMAELGVPGLCVPEPLGGFGLRVDAAVMTAMELGAALHASPYAGLTASAHALAQITDDPVVDELLGGILAGERVCAFGHLGADGRLARLVDGLPGSDALLLEQPGNGLVLFVDPSSWTVDTAPHHFDVSRTCADVTVDARGGHRLTAPGHAVALYELLLAADAVGCARRMLDRAVTYAGQRQAFGRPIGAFQAVQHRLADHAVRVRGMTLVVREAARLFGADPVRLRRAAASASLSASSGAPLILHDLLQLTGAIGFTWEYGLHFYDRRAHQDARLAANPRAARRSLADLEGWTHAR, encoded by the coding sequence GTGCGCGGGACGCTCGGTACCGACCGGCAAGATCTTCCATCCGCCGTCGCCACCGAGTGGCGCCTGGCGTGGCCGGCGATGGCGGAGCTCGGCGTGCCGGGCCTGTGCGTGCCCGAGCCGCTGGGCGGCTTCGGGCTGCGGGTCGACGCGGCGGTGATGACCGCGATGGAACTCGGCGCGGCGCTGCACGCAAGCCCGTATGCGGGGCTGACCGCGAGCGCCCACGCACTGGCCCAGATCACCGACGACCCCGTCGTCGACGAACTTCTCGGTGGCATCCTCGCCGGCGAACGGGTCTGCGCGTTCGGACACCTCGGCGCGGACGGCCGGCTCGCCCGGCTGGTCGACGGCTTGCCAGGATCGGATGCCCTGCTGCTGGAACAGCCAGGAAACGGCCTGGTGCTGTTCGTCGATCCGAGCAGCTGGACGGTCGACACCGCGCCTCATCACTTCGACGTCTCCAGGACCTGCGCCGATGTCACCGTGGACGCGCGCGGCGGCCACCGGCTCACGGCCCCCGGCCACGCCGTGGCCCTGTACGAGCTGCTCCTCGCCGCGGACGCCGTCGGCTGCGCGCGCCGGATGCTCGACCGCGCCGTCACCTACGCCGGCCAGCGCCAGGCGTTCGGCCGGCCGATCGGCGCCTTCCAGGCGGTACAGCACCGTCTCGCCGACCACGCGGTACGGGTGCGGGGCATGACACTCGTGGTCCGTGAGGCGGCCAGGTTGTTCGGCGCCGATCCCGTCCGCCTGCGGCGTGCCGCCGCGTCGGCGTCGCTGAGCGCGAGTTCCGGCGCGCCGCTCATCCTGCACGACCTGCTCCAGCTCACCGGCGCGATCGGCTTCACCTGGGAGTACGGGCTGCACTTCTACGACCGCCGAGCCCATCAGGACGCCCGGTTGGCCGCCAACCCCCGGGCGGCCCGGCGGTCGCTCGCGGACCTCGAGGGATGGACCCATGCGCGCTGA
- a CDS encoding class I adenylate-forming enzyme family protein — MDATTGRASAPVPDSFPRAASERVLRHRADGLWDNRVLTDGIEAAAERRPHAAALVDGEGQLSWAQLASEIVQGVATLGTRDIGAGDGVILISGNTRHGVIAYHALLRIGATVAVLDRRCGVADVRDALGVLPARRRVIVSSEEAGRLENGLVAVDTTPLEIFGGEPRPAVLPAAPSTPRAEPDRDRAAVILFSSGTTGRPKGVAHSLNTLTAGASNMARITAADERTVAFLVSPLTSITGLMQVHLAADQHATLALEDRFEPRGTLRRMAAVGATLLGGAPVIAERLLRAASDGANGGVTLRTLALGGAMLPRPLLELATDAFGIEIARVYGSSEAPNFSGSLATDDRERRLSDDGALMPGSELRIGSTRHQREGLLRGPSLFLGYLDAADDSSAFEDGWYRSGDQIEAHRGRLTVVGRLKEVVNRNGLKISLTEIDAALAALPGVEEYASFAMPDPDTGERLAVAVLEADDTAVTLDDVVAHLLSWGIAKRKLPEQLARWDGPLPRTASGKVIRSRLVMESPAKTNDLAARLRRA; from the coding sequence ATGGACGCCACAACCGGACGGGCTTCGGCGCCTGTCCCCGACAGCTTTCCTCGCGCGGCCTCCGAACGCGTCCTGCGGCATCGGGCGGACGGTCTCTGGGACAACCGTGTCCTCACGGATGGGATCGAGGCCGCGGCCGAACGCCGTCCCCACGCGGCGGCGCTGGTGGATGGTGAAGGGCAGCTCTCCTGGGCGCAGCTGGCCTCGGAGATCGTCCAGGGGGTCGCCACGCTCGGCACACGAGACATCGGCGCGGGCGACGGCGTCATCCTGATCAGCGGTAACACCAGGCATGGCGTGATCGCCTACCACGCCCTCCTGCGCATCGGCGCGACGGTCGCGGTGCTCGACCGCCGGTGTGGCGTCGCCGACGTCCGGGACGCGCTCGGCGTCCTGCCGGCACGGCGACGGGTGATCGTTTCCTCGGAGGAGGCCGGACGTCTGGAGAACGGGCTGGTCGCCGTCGACACCACGCCGTTGGAAATCTTTGGTGGCGAACCGCGTCCAGCAGTGCTTCCGGCGGCGCCATCGACGCCGAGGGCCGAGCCAGACCGCGACCGCGCTGCGGTGATCCTGTTCAGCTCGGGCACCACTGGACGCCCGAAGGGCGTCGCTCATTCGCTGAACACGCTGACCGCCGGCGCCAGCAACATGGCCCGCATCACCGCCGCCGACGAGCGCACGGTGGCGTTCCTCGTCAGCCCGCTGACCAGCATCACCGGCCTGATGCAGGTCCACCTGGCCGCCGACCAGCACGCGACGCTGGCGCTCGAGGACCGCTTCGAGCCGCGGGGAACGCTGCGGAGGATGGCGGCTGTGGGCGCGACCTTGCTGGGCGGCGCGCCCGTCATCGCCGAACGCCTGCTGCGCGCCGCCAGCGACGGCGCGAACGGCGGCGTCACCCTCCGGACCCTCGCGCTCGGCGGCGCGATGCTGCCGCGCCCGCTGCTGGAGCTCGCGACCGACGCGTTCGGCATCGAGATCGCCCGGGTCTACGGCTCGTCCGAGGCACCCAACTTCTCGGGCAGCCTGGCCACGGACGACCGCGAGCGACGGCTGTCCGATGACGGTGCGCTCATGCCTGGCAGCGAGCTGCGGATCGGCTCCACGCGCCATCAGCGGGAGGGGCTGCTGCGCGGGCCTAGCCTTTTCCTCGGCTACCTCGACGCAGCGGACGACAGTTCCGCCTTCGAAGACGGCTGGTACCGAAGTGGTGACCAGATCGAAGCCCATCGGGGCAGGCTGACCGTCGTCGGCCGGCTCAAGGAGGTCGTCAACCGCAACGGCCTGAAGATCTCGCTGACCGAGATCGACGCCGCGCTGGCGGCGCTTCCAGGCGTCGAGGAGTACGCCTCCTTCGCCATGCCCGACCCGGACACCGGCGAGCGACTGGCGGTGGCCGTGCTGGAAGCCGATGACACCGCGGTCACCCTCGACGACGTCGTCGCGCACCTGCTCTCGTGGGGAATCGCCAAACGCAAGCTGCCCGAGCAACTGGCCCGCTGGGACGGACCACTCCCCCGGACCGCCTCCGGAAAGGTCATCCGTTCGCGACTGGTCATGGAGTCCCCGGCCAAGACCAACGACCTGGCTGCCCGCCTACGCCGCGCGTAA
- a CDS encoding amidohydrolase family protein has product MDERPTGMNQAAPWIFDFDNHYYEAEDAFTRYQDRALRNRGVRWAGVDGQRRILINGKINNYIANPTFNPVAKPGALYDWYRGNPRRQQIRDAFGELEPLRPEYRDRKARLQVMDEQGLAGTLLFPTLGVGVEDALRHDPEACAKVFEAFNRWLDDDWGFRYEDRLFAVPCIPLLDPAAATGELRRVVEAGAVAVNVRNAPVPVPGGFRSPFDPAYDPFWGLAAEAGIPVATHAGLDGYDALVQMWEPGGEENSLFRSPLRGIVTKGRAVSDFYAAAVCHKVFDRFPTLRFASVENGASWVPELLHRLDDAANRNPGYFRDHPREVFGEHVWITPFWEDHIDELVADVRVDRLLLGSDWPHAEGTRAPADFVTESLAGLPDEDVRRIARENALEALGISLG; this is encoded by the coding sequence GTGGACGAGAGGCCGACCGGGATGAACCAGGCAGCTCCGTGGATCTTCGACTTCGACAACCACTACTACGAAGCGGAAGACGCGTTCACGCGGTACCAGGACCGGGCGCTGCGCAACCGGGGCGTCCGGTGGGCGGGCGTGGACGGGCAGCGGCGGATCCTGATCAATGGAAAGATCAACAACTACATCGCGAACCCGACGTTCAATCCCGTCGCCAAGCCCGGAGCTCTCTACGACTGGTACCGGGGTAACCCGCGCCGGCAGCAGATCAGGGACGCGTTCGGTGAGCTGGAGCCGCTGCGGCCGGAGTACCGCGACCGCAAGGCCCGCCTCCAGGTGATGGACGAGCAGGGGCTGGCCGGCACGCTGCTGTTCCCGACGCTCGGCGTCGGCGTCGAGGACGCGCTCAGGCACGATCCGGAGGCCTGCGCCAAGGTCTTCGAGGCGTTCAACCGGTGGCTCGACGACGACTGGGGCTTCCGCTACGAGGACCGGCTGTTCGCCGTGCCGTGCATCCCCCTGCTCGACCCGGCGGCCGCCACCGGGGAGCTGAGGCGCGTGGTCGAGGCCGGGGCCGTGGCCGTGAACGTCCGCAACGCGCCGGTGCCGGTGCCCGGTGGCTTCCGCTCGCCCTTCGACCCGGCCTACGACCCGTTCTGGGGGCTCGCCGCCGAGGCTGGCATTCCCGTGGCGACGCACGCCGGGCTCGACGGCTACGACGCCCTGGTCCAGATGTGGGAGCCGGGCGGCGAGGAGAACTCGCTGTTCCGCTCTCCGCTGCGCGGCATCGTGACCAAGGGCCGGGCGGTCAGCGACTTCTATGCCGCCGCGGTGTGCCACAAGGTCTTCGACCGTTTCCCCACCCTGCGGTTCGCGAGCGTCGAGAATGGCGCGTCCTGGGTTCCGGAGCTGCTGCACCGCCTCGACGACGCCGCCAACCGCAACCCGGGCTACTTCCGCGACCACCCGCGGGAGGTCTTCGGTGAACATGTGTGGATCACGCCGTTCTGGGAGGACCACATCGACGAGCTCGTCGCCGACGTGCGCGTCGACCGGCTACTGCTCGGTTCGGACTGGCCGCATGCCGAGGGCACCCGCGCACCGGCCGACTTCGTGACCGAGTCGCTCGCTGGCCTGCCGGACGAGGACGTCCGACGGATCGCGCGGGAGAACGCGCTCGAGGCACTGGGGATCTCGCTCGGCTGA
- a CDS encoding acyl-CoA dehydrogenase family protein has translation MRADVEAYREQVRSFIAEHGVPMQGEGVRVPRNQDEEKAIRAWLRALYEAGHLGGGWPREWGGRADHLAAHDLVLMEELIRGDAYRPLDQVMLASHAIIGFGSDTQKSELLPRIRAGEHIWCQLFSEPGAGSDLASLRTRAEPDGEEFVVTGQKIWSTDAQWADMGMLLARTDPTVDRHAGITAFVVPMDLPGMEIRPIREMTGYAEFCEVFLDGVRLGREHVLGEVNGGWKVVTSGLASERAFVGANAVQLERMFADLVSLAAAARLADGTTALEHEDVQARIADALTRVEEVTLIVRDTVDRILAGDEHPSDGPVAKLAYTETNVALCDLAMELISSSVSIDDADVEVARRWHHNYLWGRALTISGGASEIMRGLIGRQLLGLPRS, from the coding sequence ATGCGCGCTGATGTCGAGGCCTACCGGGAACAGGTCCGGTCCTTCATCGCCGAACACGGCGTACCCATGCAGGGAGAAGGCGTTCGGGTCCCCCGGAACCAGGACGAGGAGAAGGCGATCCGGGCCTGGTTGCGGGCGCTCTACGAGGCCGGGCACCTGGGCGGGGGCTGGCCGCGGGAGTGGGGCGGCCGGGCCGACCACCTCGCCGCCCACGACCTCGTCCTGATGGAGGAGCTCATCCGCGGCGACGCGTATCGCCCGCTGGACCAGGTGATGTTGGCAAGCCACGCGATCATCGGGTTCGGCTCCGACACCCAGAAGAGCGAGCTGCTCCCCCGCATCCGCGCCGGCGAGCACATCTGGTGCCAGCTGTTCAGCGAGCCCGGCGCGGGCAGCGACCTGGCGTCGTTGCGCACCCGCGCCGAACCGGACGGCGAGGAGTTCGTCGTGACCGGCCAGAAGATCTGGAGCACCGACGCGCAATGGGCCGACATGGGGATGCTGCTGGCCCGCACGGACCCCACGGTCGACCGCCATGCCGGGATCACCGCGTTCGTCGTCCCGATGGACCTTCCCGGCATGGAGATCCGACCCATCCGCGAGATGACCGGTTACGCGGAGTTCTGCGAGGTGTTCCTCGACGGGGTGCGCCTCGGCCGCGAGCACGTCCTCGGCGAGGTGAACGGCGGGTGGAAGGTGGTGACGTCGGGGCTGGCCTCCGAGCGCGCCTTCGTCGGAGCCAACGCCGTACAGCTCGAGCGCATGTTCGCCGACCTGGTCTCGCTCGCCGCGGCCGCCCGGCTGGCCGACGGCACGACCGCGCTGGAGCACGAGGATGTCCAGGCACGGATCGCGGACGCCCTCACCCGCGTCGAGGAGGTCACGCTCATCGTCCGCGACACCGTCGACCGGATACTGGCGGGCGACGAGCACCCCAGCGACGGCCCCGTCGCCAAGCTCGCCTACACCGAGACCAACGTCGCGCTGTGCGACCTCGCGATGGAACTGATCTCCTCCTCCGTCTCGATCGACGATGCCGACGTCGAGGTCGCGAGACGATGGCACCACAACTACCTCTGGGGGCGAGCCCTGACCATCTCGGGCGGCGCCTCGGAGATCATGCGAGGGCTCATCGGCCGCCAGCTCCTCGGCCTACCGCGGTCGTGA
- a CDS encoding acyl-CoA dehydrogenase family protein yields MSIEETESVEDFRSRARGWLARNMPRAEPDATGRMTVRPDEEELAEVAEERRLQRLLWDGGLAGICFPRQYGGLGLTPAHAAAFNEEIAGYRFPARLQVPTMTPCAAVILEFGTEQQKREHIPAILRGEELWMQFLSEPGSGSDVAGAKTSAVREGDEWVINGSKIWTTGAWWSDWGLCLARTNWDVPKHRGLTVFLLPIHQPGIEISRIEMLDGNKEFCQEYLTDVRVPDSARVGGVDDGWTVVTRWLFFERSFTSSPYTIRPAGTGGGESFYGENGVSLVRLAERAGRLADPSARDLIGEGHTLNVAMRELDRRLQAVAAAGKGSDQLAAVGRLMHGVVSARLATIAFDLAGPTAVASDDDEDALGSRGMSYLLRQIGSIGGGTTEMARNVISERVLGMPRETALDRNVPYREVRTAPSSASRP; encoded by the coding sequence GTGAGCATCGAGGAGACCGAGTCGGTCGAGGACTTCCGGTCGCGTGCACGCGGCTGGCTCGCGCGGAACATGCCGCGCGCCGAGCCGGATGCCACCGGCCGGATGACCGTCCGTCCGGACGAGGAGGAGCTGGCCGAGGTCGCCGAGGAGCGGCGGCTGCAGCGGCTGCTGTGGGATGGAGGCCTCGCCGGCATCTGTTTCCCGAGGCAGTACGGCGGGCTGGGCCTGACACCCGCCCATGCCGCGGCGTTCAACGAGGAGATCGCTGGATACCGGTTCCCGGCGCGGCTGCAGGTGCCGACGATGACGCCGTGCGCGGCGGTCATCCTCGAGTTCGGGACCGAACAGCAGAAGCGAGAGCACATCCCGGCGATCCTGCGGGGGGAGGAGCTGTGGATGCAGTTCCTGTCCGAGCCGGGGTCGGGGTCGGACGTGGCGGGCGCGAAGACGAGCGCCGTGCGCGAGGGCGACGAGTGGGTGATCAACGGCTCCAAGATCTGGACGACCGGGGCGTGGTGGTCGGACTGGGGCCTGTGCCTGGCCCGGACCAACTGGGACGTGCCCAAGCACCGCGGGCTCACCGTCTTCCTGTTGCCGATCCACCAGCCGGGGATCGAGATCTCACGCATCGAGATGCTCGACGGGAACAAGGAGTTCTGCCAGGAGTACCTGACCGACGTCCGGGTTCCCGACAGCGCCCGCGTCGGCGGCGTGGACGACGGCTGGACCGTGGTCACCCGCTGGTTGTTCTTCGAGCGTTCGTTCACCTCGTCGCCGTACACCATCCGTCCGGCCGGAACCGGCGGCGGCGAGAGCTTCTACGGCGAGAACGGCGTCAGCCTGGTCCGGCTGGCGGAACGGGCCGGCCGGCTGGCCGATCCGAGTGCCCGTGACCTGATCGGCGAGGGACACACCCTGAACGTGGCGATGCGCGAGCTGGACCGCCGGCTGCAGGCGGTCGCCGCGGCGGGAAAGGGATCGGACCAGCTCGCGGCGGTCGGGCGGCTGATGCACGGGGTCGTCTCGGCCCGCCTGGCGACCATCGCGTTCGACCTGGCCGGCCCGACCGCGGTGGCCAGCGACGACGACGAAGACGCGCTCGGAAGCCGAGGCATGAGCTATCTGCTCCGCCAGATCGGCTCGATCGGCGGCGGTACGACCGAGATGGCGCGCAACGTCATCAGCGAGCGCGTACTGGGAATGCCACGAGAGACCGCTCTCGACCGCAACGTTCCCTACCGCGAGGTACGCACGGCGCCCTCGTCCGCGTCGCGGCCCTGA
- a CDS encoding acyl-CoA dehydrogenase family protein encodes MKVGLAAEQELLVSTTRRFLRDTVPGDVLRELRHDQRGYRPEYWKAGVELGWTSLLVAEEHGGGSVSGVGLVDLALVAYEFGRHAAPGPLLGANVVAGALSRAGGEAAEQALDRICAGDAVGAWCLSEPVPHDRLGEVTATAVASGADWVLSGEKAPVEHGAEAQLFLVTARTGDGLTQLLVPADSAGVTVTPLKTLDTSRRFARVGFREVRVAGAAVVGKPGAAAEEVERQLRTALVIQTAEMVGAMDRAFELTMAWAGDRYSFGRPLASYQALKHRFADLKMWLETSHAVADAAAAAVGAEDERAAELVSAAKAYIGQYGPELCQDCVQLHGGIGVTFEHDLHLYLRRVAVASALLGTPREHRLRVTSLVEAKSGARKVEA; translated from the coding sequence ATGAAGGTAGGACTGGCCGCGGAGCAGGAGCTTCTGGTCAGCACGACGCGCAGGTTCCTGCGGGACACCGTTCCCGGGGATGTCCTGCGCGAGCTTCGGCACGACCAGCGGGGATACCGACCGGAGTACTGGAAGGCCGGGGTCGAGCTGGGATGGACCTCGCTGCTGGTCGCCGAGGAGCATGGCGGCGGAAGCGTGAGCGGCGTGGGCCTGGTCGATCTGGCGTTGGTGGCGTACGAGTTCGGGCGTCATGCGGCGCCCGGGCCGTTGCTGGGGGCGAACGTGGTCGCCGGCGCGCTGTCCCGGGCGGGCGGCGAGGCGGCCGAGCAGGCATTGGACCGGATCTGCGCCGGTGACGCGGTCGGGGCGTGGTGTCTGAGTGAGCCGGTCCCTCATGACCGGTTGGGTGAGGTCACCGCGACGGCTGTGGCCTCGGGTGCGGACTGGGTGCTTTCGGGCGAGAAGGCGCCGGTCGAGCACGGCGCCGAGGCACAGCTGTTCCTGGTCACGGCGAGGACCGGCGACGGGCTGACGCAGCTGCTCGTGCCGGCCGACAGCGCCGGTGTCACGGTCACCCCGTTGAAGACCCTGGACACGTCTCGCAGGTTCGCCCGGGTCGGGTTCCGTGAGGTGCGGGTTGCGGGGGCGGCCGTCGTCGGGAAGCCGGGGGCGGCGGCGGAGGAGGTCGAGCGGCAGTTGCGGACGGCCCTGGTGATCCAGACAGCGGAGATGGTCGGCGCGATGGACCGGGCGTTCGAGCTGACGATGGCCTGGGCGGGTGACCGGTACTCGTTCGGCCGGCCGTTGGCCTCGTACCAGGCGCTGAAGCACCGGTTCGCGGATCTGAAGATGTGGCTGGAGACCAGCCATGCGGTGGCGGACGCGGCCGCGGCCGCGGTGGGGGCCGAGGACGAGCGGGCGGCGGAGCTGGTCAGCGCGGCGAAGGCGTACATCGGGCAGTACGGCCCGGAGCTGTGCCAGGACTGCGTCCAGCTACACGGCGGCATCGGCGTGACGTTCGAGCACGATCTGCACCTGTACCTGCGCCGGGTGGCGGTGGCGAGCGCGCTGCTGGGCACGCCCCGCGAGCACCGGCTGCGCGTCACCTCCCTGGTCGAAGCGAAGAGCGGCGCACGAAAGGTCGAGGCGTGA
- a CDS encoding acyl-CoA dehydrogenase family protein, producing the protein MAQTSASSETGSLRDDVYAYGTSFEAWLASRPAELVAAARPLAAYSERVAVTSELMRALFDEGWARYGWPEQVGGLGGGILHRAAMWEALARHGLPAMALFEHLEILAPTLVAMGDQGFVARTLPRFLRGEALWSQGFSEPEAGSDLASLRTRAVAADGSYLITGRKIWTSWARYATWCLVLARTGTPESRHRGLTAFAVDLRSPGVEVRPIEQANGTDELAEVTFDAVPVGPDRIVGERGGGWRVAMHILAHERGTFAWFRHNFLYRQLLDTAEAGTPATDSLLGDALLDLAAVRASSHLGLHTHATGAPLGPKAAFVKLLLAASEQSVNDWALASDPDLAVGTQDAHTATRRQDYLFSRIVTVYGGSQQMQLDTIAKQILRLP; encoded by the coding sequence ATGGCGCAGACAAGTGCCAGCAGCGAGACCGGTTCGCTCCGTGACGATGTATATGCGTACGGGACGTCCTTCGAAGCGTGGCTGGCCTCCCGCCCGGCCGAGCTGGTGGCGGCGGCCCGCCCGCTCGCGGCGTACTCGGAGCGGGTCGCGGTGACGTCCGAGCTCATGCGCGCCCTGTTCGACGAGGGCTGGGCGCGCTACGGGTGGCCCGAGCAGGTCGGCGGGTTGGGCGGTGGCATCCTGCACCGGGCCGCGATGTGGGAGGCGCTCGCCCGGCACGGACTCCCGGCCATGGCGCTGTTCGAACACCTGGAGATCCTGGCTCCGACCCTGGTGGCCATGGGCGACCAGGGCTTCGTGGCGCGGACGCTGCCACGGTTCCTGCGCGGTGAGGCACTCTGGTCGCAGGGGTTCTCCGAGCCGGAGGCGGGCTCGGACCTCGCCAGCCTCCGTACTCGTGCCGTCGCCGCCGACGGCTCCTACCTCATCACCGGCCGCAAGATCTGGACCAGCTGGGCCCGGTACGCGACCTGGTGCCTGGTCCTCGCGCGGACCGGAACTCCTGAGTCCCGCCATCGGGGCCTCACGGCGTTCGCCGTGGACCTGCGCTCACCGGGCGTCGAAGTCCGCCCGATCGAGCAGGCGAACGGCACCGACGAACTCGCCGAGGTCACCTTCGACGCCGTCCCCGTCGGGCCGGACCGGATCGTCGGCGAGCGCGGCGGCGGCTGGCGCGTGGCCATGCACATCCTCGCCCACGAGCGGGGCACCTTCGCCTGGTTCCGGCACAACTTCCTCTACCGCCAGCTGCTCGACACCGCCGAAGCCGGCACGCCCGCGACCGACAGCCTCCTCGGTGACGCCCTGCTGGACCTGGCCGCTGTCCGAGCCAGCAGCCACCTCGGCCTGCACACCCACGCGACCGGCGCACCACTCGGCCCCAAGGCCGCCTTCGTGAAGCTCCTGCTGGCCGCGAGCGAGCAGTCGGTCAACGACTGGGCGCTGGCCAGCGACCCGGACCTCGCGGTCGGGACACAGGACGCGCACACCGCGACGCGTCGTCAGGACTACCTGTTCTCCCGCATCGTGACCGTGTACGGAGGTTCCCAGCAGATGCAGCTCGACACCATCGCCAAGCAGATCCTGCGGCTGCCATGA